Proteins encoded together in one Labrus mixtus chromosome 18, fLabMix1.1, whole genome shotgun sequence window:
- the nkx2.1 gene encoding homeobox protein Nkx-2.1, with amino-acid sequence MSMSPKHTTPFSVSDILSPLEESYKKVSMENNNLGAPLTSYRQPQVSQAAMQQHHMGHNGTVSAAYHMTAAGVSQLSHTAMGGYCNGNLGNMGDLPSYQDGMRGSTTATGWYGANPDPRFSTISRFMGSSSGMNMGSMGSLSSLADVGKGMGSLSSTPRRKRRVLFSQAQVYELERRFKQQKYLSAPEREHLASMIHLTPTQVKIWFQNHRYKMKRQAKDKVSQQQMQQESGSCAQQQQQSPRRVAVPVLVKDGKPCQGSGHTPTSSAQSHHQQAANVMIMSNNAPGLVQHQSQQVGSTGHSPDLAPHSSSPPSLQSQVAGLSHLNSPGAEYGSALQCSALLYGRTW; translated from the exons ATGTCGATGAGCCCTAAGCATACGACTCCTTTTTCTGTTTCCGATATCTTGAGTCCCCTCGAGGAGAGCTATAAGAAAGTAAGTATGGAGAATAACAACTTGGGGGCACCTCTCACTTCGTACCGGCAGCCGCAGGTCTCTCAGGCGGCGATGCAGCAGCACCACATGGGCCATAACGGGACTGTGTCTGCGGCGTACCATATGACGGCTGCAGGTGTCTCCCAGCTGTCACACACGGCTATGGGAGGCTACTGTAATGGCAACCTGGGAAACATGGGCGACCTGCCGTCTTACCAGGACGGCATGAGAGGCAGCACCACGGCCACCGGCTGGTACGGAGCCAACCCGGACCCGCGCTTCTCCACCA tttCTCGCTTTATGGGCTCATCCTCGGGCATGAACATGGGCAGCATGGGCAGCCTCAGCTCCCTGGCAGACGTCGGCAAAGGCATGGGCTCCCTGTCCAGCACCCCGAGGAGAAAAAGGCGCGTGTTGTTCTCCCAGGCGCAGGTATACGAGCTTGAGCGACGCTTCAAGCAGCAGAAATACCTGTCTGCTCCGGAGAGGGAGCACCTGGCGAGTATGATCCACCTCACCCCAACCCAGGTAAAGATCTGGTTTCAGAATCACCGGTACAAAATGAAACGGCAGGCCAAAGACAAAGTGTCCCAGCAGCAGATGCAGCAGGAGAGCGGCTCGTgcgcgcagcagcagcagcagtccccGCGGAGGGTGGCCGTGCCGGTGCTCGTTAAGGACGGAAAGCCTTGCCAGGGTAGCGGCCACACGCCCACCTCCTCCGCACAGAGTCACCACCAGCAAGCGGCCAACGTCATGATCATGTCCAACAACGCGCCCGGGCTCGTGCAGCATCAGAGCCAGCAGGTGGGAAGCACAGGTCACTCTCCGGACCTGGCCCCGCACTCCTCCAGTCCCCCGTCCCTGCAGAGCCAGGTGGCCGGTCTGTCTCACCTCAATTCCCCCGGCGCAGAGTACGGCTCGGCCTTACAGTGTTCAGCTCTGTTATACGGCAGGACGTGGTGA
- the mbip gene encoding MAP3K12-binding inhibitory protein 1, whose product MAETKKTSGNPPASNESGNMSSCRDCVCAVLKLFADFGKELKLGDASLRIDVNFDAVALSSSPSARVYNSLQEHIIKLQAVSESLKTLVDADASSTKDKASIDDVTSSSLTEQTSALSEHHPPGSDCAESKTAPDDVMVQIRARKSEIERRISAFMERKQMEINENNVREFCNVIDCNQENSCARTDAVFTPYPGFKSHVKVTRVVNTYGPQTRGGQGEAGEQQRGPLPRDCGNAAIEERLHNIENHLKLPTAGPVPLSVYQRLKKLEDRILELEGLSPEYFQSTSLLHKRPKTTPAQACSLTELDEKISAVKAALMKRATEFRPGYGTECPL is encoded by the exons ATGGCGGAGACAAAGAAGACGAGTGGAAATCCTCCTGCTTCAAACGAATCCGGCAACATGTCCAGCTGCAGGGACTGCGTGTGTGCGGTTTTGAAGCTTTTCGCAGACTTCGGGAAAGAG cTGAAATTAGGGGATGCTTCTCTGCGGATAGATGTCAATTTCGATGCTGTGGCTCTTTCCTCATCTCCAAGTGCTCGTGTGTACAACAGTTTGCAGGAGCATATCATTAAGTTACAG GCTGTTTCGGAAAGTTTAAAGACACTGGTGGATGCTGATGCATCATCTACTAAAGACAAAGCATCAATTGATGATGTCACCTCATCGTCACTCACGGAGCAGACGTCTGCACTGTCTGAGCATCATCCTCCAGGCTCAGACTGTGCAGAAAGCAAGACGGCGCCTGATGACGTCATGGTTCAGATCAGAGCCAGGAAGTCAGAG ATTGAGCGAAGAATATCTGCATTTATGGAACGCAAGCAGATGGAgatcaatgaaaacaatgtgCGCGAGTTTTGCAACGTGATCGACTGCAATCAGG AAAACAGCTGTGCCAGAACAGATGCAGTTTTCACACCTTATCCAGGTTTTAAAAGCCACGTGAAAG TTACGCGGGTGGTAAACACATACGGGCCCCAGACTCGGGGAGGCCAAGGAGAGGCCGGGGAGCAGCAGAGGGGGCCGCTACCAAGAGACTGTGGGAACGCAGCCATCGAAGAACGACTACACAACATCGAGAATCACCTGAAACTCCCGACAG CCGGCCCGGTTCCATTGAGTGTGTACCAGCGACTAAAGAAGCTGGAGGATCGTATCCTGGAGTTGGAGGGACTCTCACCAGAGTACTTTCAGTCCACG agCCTCCTTCACAAGAGACCAAAGACAACTCCTGCTCAG gcctGCAGTCTGACCGAGCTGGATGAGAAGATCAGTGCAGTGAAAGCAGCACTGATGAAGAGAGCGACTGAATTCAGGCCTGGCTATGGAACAGAGTGTCCGTTGTGA